A stretch of DNA from Pseudomonadota bacterium:
GGCTCTCGGGATCGGTGGAGCGGGTCACGTTTCACAGCGAGGAGACGGGCTTCTGTGTCTTACGGGTCAAGGCACGAGGGCATCGGGAGTTGGTGGCAGTCGTCGGTACCGCGGCGGCGGTAAGTCCTGGGGAGTTTGTCGAGTGCCAGGGAGAGTGGACGAACGACCGAAACCACGGCTTGCAATTCAAGGCACATGAGCTGCGGGTGGTCCCGCCGAGTACCGTCGAGGGCATTGAGAAGTACCTCGGATCGGGGATGGTCAAGGGTATCGGCCCTCACTTTGCCAAAAAACTGGTGCAGGCCTTCGGAGCAGCGGTCTTCGACGTCATCGAGCACGAGCCTGAGCGGCTGACAGGGCTTGAGGGCATCGGTCCGAAGCGCAAGGACCGGATTACCGGGGCCTGGACCGAGCAGAAGGTCATCCGGGAGATCATGGTCTTCCTGCAATCGCATGGGGTTGGGACGGCGCGTGCCGTACGTATCTACAAGACGTATGGCGATGTGGCGGTCGCGCGGGTCCGGGAGAACCCCTACCGACTGGCACTAGACATCCACGGCATCGGCTTCAAGACGGCGGATAGGATCGCCCAGCGCCTTGGGATCCCGAAGGACTCGCTCATGCGTGCGGAGGCTGGTGTCCGGCACGTTCTGCAGGAGCTCTCGGGTGATGGGCACTGTGCGGCGGTGCATACCAGTCTCGTCGAGATGTCGGAGAAGCTGCTCGAAATCCCTGCAGCGACCATCGAGGAGGCCATCGCGGCGGAGCTTGTGGAGGAGAACCTTGTCGAGGAGGCGATCGAAGGGCAGCCCTGCCTCTTTCTCACACCGCTCCACCGTGCCGAGATCGGAGTCGCGCAGCGCCTGCAGGCACTGCTCGGCTGCGCCCCACCTTGGGACCGGATCGATCCCGATAAGGCCATCCCCTGGGTGGAGGAGAAGACGGGACTCGTGCTGTCGCCATCGCAACGGACCGCCGTCGCCGAGGCGGTGAATGGCAAGGTCACCGTGATCACCGGCGGGCCCGGTGTTGGGAAGACCACGGTGGTCAATAGCCTCCTGCGCATCCTGCGCGCCAAGGGCGTAGAGGTGCTGCTGTGTGCCCCGACCGGACGAGCCGCCAAGCGGCTCTCCGAATGCACGGGGCTCGAGGCTCGCACCATTCATCGCGTCCTGGAGTTCGATCCCAAGGCCCACAGGTTCAAGCGGGGACTGGAGCATCCCCTCGAAGCGGATCTGATCGTCCTCGATGAGTCCTCCATGGTCGACGTCGTGCTCATGAACCAGCTCCTGCGGGCCATGCCGACGACCGTCGCGGTGCTCCTCGTCGGGGACGTCGATCAGCTCCCCTCGGTCGGGCCCGGCGCGGTGCTCGCCGATATAATTGCCTCCGGGCACATCCCCACCGTGCGGCTCACCGAAATATTCCGTCAAGCGGCGGCATCCAAGATCGTCCTAAATGCCCACCGCATCAACCAAGGACAGATGCCCTTACGGAGTGAGGAGGGCGACACGTCCTGCGATTTCTATTTCATTTCCGCCGAAACCCCCGAAGAGATTGGTGAGAAACTGTTTCATGTTGTCACCGAACGGATCCCTAAACGCTTCGGTTTCGATCCCCTGCGGGACATCCAAGTGCTAGCCCCGATGAATCGCGGGGGCTTGGGTGCCCGATCGCTGAACATCGAGTTGCAGAAACGGCTCAACGCCTACGCCGAACCCAAGGTCGAGCGTTTCGGGGGGAGCTTTGCACCGGGCGACAAGGTCATTCAGACCGTGAACAACTACGATAAGGAAGTATTCAACGGTGACATCGGTACGGTAGCACGCGTGGACCTGGAGGAAGGGACACTGTTCGTCAACTACGAGGGTCGGGAAGTCGCCTATGAGTTTGGGGAGCTCGACGAGGTATCGCTCGCTTACGCGGTCTCCATTCACAAGAGCCAGGGCTCGGAGTACCCGGCGGTCGTGATCCCACTCGCGACCCAGCATTACATGCTGCTCGAGCGAAGCCTCCTCTATACGGGGGTGACACGCGGGCGCAAGCTCGTGGTCATCGTGGGACAGCCCAAGGCCCTCGCCATCGCGGTGCGTACGGTACGCTCGGTACGACGACTGACTCATCTTGCCGGACGGTTGTCGACTCTCCCCCGCCTCATGTGGTGCGCTTGAGCAGCGGCCCGAGATCCGTGAGCGAGCGGGTATTGAGCACGTCGTCCTTGGAGAGCCAGCCGCGCCGCGCCTGACCCACACCGTACAGCAAGTTGTCGAAGTCCTGCACGCAATGGGCGTCGCTGCTGATCGCGACCAGCACGCCCTCGTCCCTGGCGAGCTGACAATGGATGTCGAGCAAATCGAGGCGATTGGGGTGCGCATTGAGCTCCAAAAAGCAGCCCCGCTCCCGCGCATGACGGATGATTCTCAGCATATCTACGTCATAGGGCTCGCGCCCATCGAGCAGACGGCCCGTCGGGTGCGCGAGGATGGTGAAGTGCGGATGATCCATGGCGCGGAGGATCCGCTCCGTCTGTTTGGTCCGCGAAAGAGTGAACTGGGAATGCACCGCGCCGACCACGAGGTCGAGCTCGCCCAGTACCTCGTCCGGCAAGTCCAGACGCCCTGCCTCTAGAATATCGACCTCGACGCCCTTTAAGACCGTGACGCCCCCGAGCTCGGCGTTGAGCCGGTCGATCTCGGCGATCTGCCTGCGCAGCCGCTGCGGGTCGAGCCCGTGCGCAACCGTGAGCCGGCGTGAATGCTCGGTGATGGCGAGATACTCGAGGCCCCGGGATGTCGCCGCTTGCGCCATCTCCTTGAGGCTGTGGTGGCCATCGGTCGCCTTGGTATGGGCGTGCAGATCACCCTTGAGATCCCGCAGCTCCACGAGCACGGGCAATTTTCCGGCTTGCGCCGCCTCGATTTCGCCGCGGTTCTCTCG
This window harbors:
- a CDS encoding ATP-dependent RecD-like DNA helicase encodes the protein LSGSVERVTFHSEETGFCVLRVKARGHRELVAVVGTAAAVSPGEFVECQGEWTNDRNHGLQFKAHELRVVPPSTVEGIEKYLGSGMVKGIGPHFAKKLVQAFGAAVFDVIEHEPERLTGLEGIGPKRKDRITGAWTEQKVIREIMVFLQSHGVGTARAVRIYKTYGDVAVARVRENPYRLALDIHGIGFKTADRIAQRLGIPKDSLMRAEAGVRHVLQELSGDGHCAAVHTSLVEMSEKLLEIPAATIEEAIAAELVEENLVEEAIEGQPCLFLTPLHRAEIGVAQRLQALLGCAPPWDRIDPDKAIPWVEEKTGLVLSPSQRTAVAEAVNGKVTVITGGPGVGKTTVVNSLLRILRAKGVEVLLCAPTGRAAKRLSECTGLEARTIHRVLEFDPKAHRFKRGLEHPLEADLIVLDESSMVDVVLMNQLLRAMPTTVAVLLVGDVDQLPSVGPGAVLADIIASGHIPTVRLTEIFRQAAASKIVLNAHRINQGQMPLRSEEGDTSCDFYFISAETPEEIGEKLFHVVTERIPKRFGFDPLRDIQVLAPMNRGGLGARSLNIELQKRLNAYAEPKVERFGGSFAPGDKVIQTVNNYDKEVFNGDIGTVARVDLEEGTLFVNYEGREVAYEFGELDEVSLAYAVSIHKSQGSEYPAVVIPLATQHYMLLERSLLYTGVTRGRKLVVIVGQPKALAIAVRTVRSVRRLTHLAGRLSTLPRLMWCA